One Staphylococcus ratti DNA segment encodes these proteins:
- the liaF gene encoding cell wall-active antibiotics response protein LiaF: protein MTQKYISTELLIIFTALMIIANFYYIFFEKIGFLFVLLLGSILMYVGYIYFHKVRGLLCFWIGVLMVLFTLLSNKYTLVILFIFMIIVAIRYIVYKRKPLQIMASNDAAFSTSFIKQKWFGEQKTPVFVYKWEDLQVQHGIGDVYIDMTKAANLKSQNNIVIRHIVGKVQVIVPLNYNVNLNVAAFYGSIGFEDQRLKLENNNIKLESTQKSDRYTVNIFVSTFIGDVEVIYR from the coding sequence ATGACACAAAAATATATTTCGACTGAGCTCTTAATTATTTTTACGGCATTAATGATTATAGCCAATTTTTACTATATCTTCTTCGAAAAAATTGGTTTTCTTTTTGTGCTGCTATTAGGAAGTATTCTTATGTATGTAGGGTACATTTACTTCCATAAAGTGAGAGGGCTCTTATGTTTTTGGATAGGGGTTTTAATGGTTTTATTTACTTTATTATCTAATAAATACACCCTTGTAATATTGTTTATATTTATGATTATCGTTGCGATTCGTTATATTGTTTATAAACGTAAACCGTTGCAAATTATGGCATCGAATGATGCCGCATTTTCCACATCTTTTATTAAACAGAAATGGTTTGGAGAACAGAAAACGCCTGTTTTTGTTTACAAATGGGAAGATTTGCAAGTGCAACACGGCATTGGTGACGTTTATATTGATATGACCAAAGCGGCTAACTTAAAATCGCAAAATAATATTGTAATTAGGCATATTGTAGGAAAAGTACAGGTTATTGTGCCTTTAAATTATAATGTAAACCTTAACGTGGCTGCTTTTTATGGAAGCATCGGTTTTGAAGATCAACGTTTGAAACTTGAAAATAATAATATAAAATTAGAATCTACGCAAAAATCAGATCGCTATACCGTGAATATTTTTGTTTCAACCTTCATAGGTGATGTAGAGGTGATCTATCGATGA
- a CDS encoding type 1 glutamine amidotransferase — protein sequence MYELTVFHFMPDKLNLYSDIGNIMALKYRAKQRNIKLKVVDINETEGIDLSEADIFFIGGGSDREQALATKELAKIKTQLKTAIEDGLPGLTVCGGYQFLGEKYITPDGQTLEGLNILNFYTESQPERLTGDVVIESETFGTIVGFENHGGRTYHQFDTLGHVTYGYGNNATDQKEGIHYKNLLGTYLHGPVLPKNHEMTDYLLEAAAKRKGIPFEPKQIDNTAEEQAKQVLIDRARKNNQKSKK from the coding sequence ATGTATGAGTTAACGGTTTTTCATTTTATGCCAGATAAATTAAATTTGTATAGCGATATCGGTAATATTATGGCTTTAAAATATCGTGCCAAACAACGCAATATTAAACTGAAAGTTGTCGATATCAATGAAACAGAAGGCATTGATTTATCAGAAGCCGATATTTTCTTTATTGGTGGAGGAAGTGACCGAGAACAAGCTTTAGCCACTAAAGAATTAGCTAAAATTAAAACACAACTTAAAACTGCGATTGAAGACGGTTTACCTGGTTTGACGGTATGTGGAGGATATCAATTTTTAGGTGAAAAATATATTACTCCAGATGGTCAAACATTAGAAGGTTTAAACATTTTAAACTTTTATACAGAATCACAACCAGAACGTTTAACTGGGGATGTCGTTATTGAAAGTGAGACATTTGGTACGATTGTTGGTTTTGAGAATCATGGTGGGCGTACGTATCACCAATTCGATACGTTAGGTCACGTTACTTATGGATATGGAAATAATGCAACAGATCAAAAAGAAGGTATTCATTACAAAAACTTACTAGGAACGTACTTACACGGTCCTGTATTACCTAAAAATCATGAGATGACAGATTATCTATTAGAAGCAGCAGCTAAACGTAAAGGCATTCCTTTTGAACCGAAACAAATTGATAATACAGCTGAAGAACAAGCCAAACAAGTGCTCATTGATCGTGCACGTAAAAATAATCAAAAAAGTAAAAAATAA
- a CDS encoding sensor histidine kinase — protein sequence MNQYVRSIGSMLILVYSLFTAFFFIDNIFTNIIFFQGMFYTQIFGVPVFLFLNLIAIFLCIIVGSVLAYKNNQQNDWLKAQIERAIEGETVGVNDHQIELYQETLELYESLVPLNQELHKMRIKTQNLTNESYNINDSKVQKIIEDERHRLARELHDSVSQQLFAASMMLSAIKETPLEPPLSQQIPTLEKMVQDSQLEMRALLLHLRPIGLKDKSLGEGIQSLVSDLQRKIPLNVVQDIGEFDVPKGMEDHLFRITQEAISNTLRHSKGTEVTVELLQREDYILLRIQDDGIGFNVDDKMEQSYGLKNMRERAMEIGATFHIVSLPDSGTRIEVKAPLDKEGHNDD from the coding sequence ATGAATCAATATGTACGCTCGATAGGCTCTATGCTTATTTTGGTATACAGTTTATTCACTGCTTTTTTCTTTATCGATAATATTTTTACGAATATTATTTTCTTTCAAGGTATGTTTTATACACAAATTTTCGGAGTACCTGTGTTTTTGTTTTTGAACCTTATTGCGATTTTTTTATGTATCATCGTTGGAAGTGTACTTGCTTATAAAAATAATCAACAAAATGATTGGTTAAAAGCTCAAATTGAGCGTGCGATTGAAGGAGAAACGGTCGGTGTGAACGATCATCAAATAGAGCTTTATCAAGAGACGCTAGAATTGTACGAATCATTAGTACCGTTAAACCAAGAATTACATAAAATGCGCATTAAAACACAGAATTTAACGAATGAATCCTACAATATTAACGATTCCAAAGTTCAAAAAATTATTGAAGATGAACGTCATCGATTGGCGCGAGAGTTACACGACAGTGTGTCGCAGCAATTATTTGCGGCGAGTATGATGCTGTCTGCGATTAAAGAAACGCCACTGGAGCCACCCCTAAGCCAACAAATTCCAACTTTAGAAAAAATGGTTCAAGATTCTCAACTGGAAATGCGAGCGTTATTGCTCCATTTACGACCAATAGGATTAAAAGACAAATCCTTGGGCGAAGGTATTCAATCATTGGTATCTGATTTACAACGTAAAATCCCATTGAATGTCGTTCAAGACATTGGAGAATTTGATGTCCCAAAAGGTATGGAAGATCATCTTTTTCGGATTACGCAAGAGGCGATATCTAATACGTTGCGGCATTCTAAAGGCACAGAAGTGACTGTAGAATTGCTACAACGTGAGGATTATATTTTACTCCGTATTCAAGATGATGGTATTGGGTTTAATGTTGATGATAAGATGGAACAAAGTTATGGATTAAAAAATATGCGCGAACGTGCGATGGAAATTGGGGCAACATTTCATATTGTATCATTACCTGATTCAGGGACAAGGATTGAAGTAAAAGCACCACTAGATAAGGAGGGACATAATGACGATTAA
- a CDS encoding response regulator transcription factor — protein sequence MTIKVLFVDDHEMVRIGISSYLSTQTDIEVVGEGASGKEAIEKAHELQPDLILMDLVMTDMDGVEATMQIKKDLPRIKVVMLTSYIEDKEVYRALDAGVDSYILKTTSASDIAEAIRKTAKGESVFEAEVLVKMRNRMRQRAELYELLTEREMEILLLISKGYSNQEIASASHITIKTVKTHVSNILSKLEVQDRTQAVIYAFQHGLIE from the coding sequence ATGACGATTAAAGTACTATTTGTAGATGACCATGAGATGGTAAGAATCGGCATTTCGAGTTATTTATCTACACAAACAGATATTGAAGTTGTTGGAGAAGGCGCTTCTGGTAAAGAAGCGATTGAAAAAGCACACGAACTGCAACCGGATTTAATATTAATGGATTTAGTGATGACAGATATGGACGGTGTAGAAGCTACAATGCAAATTAAAAAAGATTTGCCGCGTATAAAAGTTGTCATGCTCACAAGTTATATTGAAGATAAAGAGGTTTATCGCGCACTTGATGCTGGTGTAGACAGTTATATATTAAAAACAACAAGCGCAAGTGATATTGCAGAAGCGATCCGTAAAACTGCTAAAGGTGAATCGGTATTTGAAGCAGAAGTACTCGTTAAAATGAGAAATCGTATGCGACAACGGGCAGAGCTTTATGAGCTTTTAACAGAAAGAGAAATGGAAATTCTTTTACTCATTTCTAAAGGCTACTCAAACCAAGAAATTGCCAGTGCGTCACATATTACGATTAAAACTGTTAAAACACACGTGAGTAATATATTAAGTAAGTTAGAAGTACAAGACCGTACGCAAGCAGTAATTTATGCGTTTCAACATGGTCTTATTGAATAA
- a CDS encoding FUSC family protein has product MNGTRIKNVIGARTIKTGLAAFLTALFCLWLNLNPIFAILSAVVTIEPTVKASITKGYKRLPATVMGAFIAVVCTYIFGDNSAFAYGITATLTILLCIKFNLHVGITVATLTALAMIPDIHEDYIFNFLSRLLTAIIGLVTAGLVNFIVLPPKYYTQIDTLIDETEIQIYALFKQRIKELLIGQFHSDKSDQAVEKLHINNARIEELLGFQRDELKYHKSKNRSDEWLRIRKLTNRAHENRLLITHLSNIIYLPEDGLILFNDAEKRAIIAITNRIAQIKEKGTFEPERKAATTLKNSVKGLNEFDINQVKSHTIYEILLIYRILLLRFKK; this is encoded by the coding sequence ATGAACGGAACACGCATCAAAAACGTTATTGGCGCTAGAACAATTAAGACAGGCCTCGCTGCATTTTTAACTGCTTTGTTTTGTTTATGGCTCAACCTCAACCCAATCTTTGCCATACTATCTGCAGTCGTTACGATTGAGCCAACAGTTAAAGCCTCTATCACAAAAGGTTACAAACGTTTACCTGCCACAGTTATGGGCGCTTTCATTGCGGTCGTATGTACCTATATTTTTGGTGATAACTCTGCTTTTGCCTATGGGATTACTGCAACATTAACGATTTTATTATGTATTAAGTTTAATTTGCACGTCGGTATTACAGTAGCAACTTTGACGGCACTCGCCATGATTCCTGATATTCATGAAGATTACATTTTTAATTTTCTTTCTCGCTTACTTACAGCGATTATTGGATTGGTCACTGCCGGTTTAGTGAACTTTATTGTATTGCCTCCAAAATACTACACTCAAATCGATACATTAATTGATGAAACTGAAATACAAATCTATGCGTTATTCAAACAAAGAATTAAAGAACTCCTCATCGGTCAATTTCACTCAGACAAAAGCGATCAAGCTGTTGAAAAGTTACATATTAATAATGCACGTATTGAAGAATTATTAGGATTTCAAAGAGATGAATTAAAATACCATAAATCTAAAAACCGTTCAGATGAATGGTTAAGAATACGAAAACTCACAAACCGTGCGCACGAAAATAGATTGTTAATTACACATCTATCTAATATTATTTACCTTCCAGAAGATGGTCTCATTTTATTTAATGACGCTGAGAAAAGAGCGATTATTGCGATCACAAATAGAATTGCTCAAATTAAAGAAAAAGGCACATTTGAACCTGAGCGTAAAGCCGCGACGACACTTAAAAACTCTGTTAAAGGGCTAAATGAATTTGATATTAACCAAGTTAAAAGTCATACGATCTATGAAATTTTGCTTATTTATCGTATTTTACTTTTACGTTTCAAAAAATAA
- the map gene encoding type I methionyl aminopeptidase, whose product MIVKTEEELQGLKEIGAICAEIRNTMVKATVPGVTTKELDNIAKEMFAEKGAISAPIHDENFPGQTCISVNEEVAHGIPSKRVIKEGDLVNIDVSALKNGFYADTGISFVVGETDEPMKQKVCDVAQEAFDAAMTKIKPGGKLSQIGKAVHATARKNDLKVIKNLTGHGVGQSLHEAPSHIMNYYEPQDKTLLKEGMVLAVEPFISSNASFVTEGKNEWAFETKDKSYVAQVEHTIVVTKDGPLLTTLIETE is encoded by the coding sequence ATGATTGTTAAAACAGAAGAAGAACTTCAAGGACTTAAAGAAATCGGCGCGATTTGTGCTGAAATTAGAAATACAATGGTTAAAGCAACAGTACCAGGTGTCACTACTAAAGAATTAGATAACATAGCTAAAGAAATGTTCGCGGAGAAAGGAGCCATTTCGGCGCCTATTCATGATGAAAACTTTCCTGGTCAAACTTGTATCAGTGTGAATGAGGAAGTGGCGCATGGTATTCCAAGTAAACGTGTTATAAAAGAAGGAGACTTAGTTAATATTGACGTCTCTGCTTTAAAAAATGGCTTTTATGCAGATACAGGCATTTCCTTTGTAGTTGGTGAAACGGATGAGCCAATGAAACAAAAGGTATGCGACGTAGCGCAAGAGGCTTTTGATGCAGCAATGACTAAAATCAAACCAGGTGGAAAATTAAGCCAAATTGGAAAAGCAGTACATGCTACGGCACGAAAAAATGATTTGAAAGTTATTAAAAATTTAACTGGACATGGTGTGGGGCAATCGCTTCACGAGGCGCCATCTCACATTATGAATTACTATGAACCTCAAGATAAAACATTACTCAAGGAAGGAATGGTGTTAGCAGTAGAACCATTCATCTCTTCGAATGCTTCTTTTGTAACAGAGGGCAAAAACGAATGGGCGTTTGAGACGAAAGATAAAAGTTATGTCGCTCAAGTAGAACATACGATCGTCGTTACAAAAGATGGTCCATTATTAACGACATTAATCGAAACAGAATAA
- a CDS encoding beta-class carbonic anhydrase: MTLLENILEFNKSFVENKEYEAYKTSKKPSKKAVLLTCMDTRLQDLSTKALGFNNGDLKVVKNAGATISHPYGSTMRSLIVGIYALGAEEIIIMGHKDCGMGNLNVDDVIETMKSRGVNPQVFDILGHSGINVPNFLKGFDDVYENVRQNIQMIYDHPLFDRTVPVHGLVIDPHTGELELVQDGYKHI; this comes from the coding sequence ATGACTTTACTAGAAAATATTCTAGAGTTTAATAAATCGTTTGTGGAAAATAAAGAATATGAAGCTTATAAAACAAGTAAAAAACCTTCTAAAAAAGCTGTTTTGCTTACTTGTATGGATACACGTTTACAAGACTTGTCCACTAAAGCTTTAGGATTTAATAATGGGGATTTAAAAGTCGTTAAAAATGCAGGAGCGACAATTTCTCATCCTTATGGTTCTACAATGCGTAGTTTAATTGTAGGTATTTATGCACTAGGCGCAGAAGAAATTATCATTATGGGACATAAAGACTGTGGCATGGGTAATCTTAACGTAGACGACGTGATTGAGACGATGAAATCACGTGGCGTTAATCCTCAAGTCTTCGATATATTAGGTCATTCTGGTATCAATGTCCCTAACTTTTTAAAAGGATTTGATGACGTTTATGAGAATGTCCGTCAAAATATTCAAATGATATACGATCATCCCCTATTTGACCGCACAGTTCCTGTACATGGGCTTGTGATTGACCCTCACACTGGTGAGTTAGAACTTGTTCAAGACGGTTATAAACATATATGA